The DNA region ATTGGGATGCATTCCTGTGCACTGGAATCATCTGCAGAAGTCATTCCTTGCTCAACCCAGGGTAACATTTGGATTCTAACTCAGTGTCCAACAACCTGCTTTGTggtccaaagaaaaacaaacttaacTTTCTTTGCTCAGTTTACTCTGCTATAAATCCCAGATAATATCCTCTGCCCCTCCAGCCCTGGGAGCCAATTGTAGGGATTCTTCGAAGGAATACATGatacaaacataaatataaataaaataaacatacgtATTCATAATCTCTCCTCAAATTGAAATTTAATGCAATATCCCATtaactccattttaaagatgaagaaagagaggTAGAGAATATCTAAGACAAGTAGCTAAAGGCCCAGTGGGCAATTTGCAGGGCAAGCATTGAGCTGACTGGCATGGAGCCTCTACTGTTCAGATTTCTTTTAAGGGTAAGTAAAATCCCCATCCTTGAAACCCTGGCTTCCAGTGTTGTGTGCCTATCAAGTCAAAAGGATTTTCAGGGACAATGGAGATGAAATTCTTTAATCAGGTTTTTGAGATCCATTCTATTAATTATGTACTCATTAAGCACACATTAATTGAGGAACTACTGTAGCGGAGCCCCTGTGCTAGGAGCTGGACATAAAGCAGTGAAGAAGATAAATGCAGAGCCAGCCCTCCCATTGTTGATATTCTAGCATTTCCTCTTTGAAGCTAGGGTTTTTACAGAACTGTCTGTAGAGGACAGACAGGGAGGAACGCTGTGGCTGGCCTAGGCAAGCCGAACATCCTAGCTACTCTCTGCAGGATGCAGGGAAAGGCACTGACTTGAGCAATCCTATTAAGCCTCATCAAGCCTGTTACTGCTCTTCTTCCATCCTCTCCTGTTTCTGCGAATGGGAAGCTGTGCTGAGACATGAAGAAAGCTTTTGGAAAAGACAGAACTTCAAGTCCAGCAAAGTGGTTTAATCCCTTTGATAGGAAAACACAAGTGGAGAAAGACTCAAAAGAAGCAAAATCAAAGGCAGTTGTATTTCAGATGATGCATTAGTGAATCTGACTTCCATTTAGATGGACCTCTGGATTAAGAAGGTCAAACATCACGCACCCATAGGGAGGAAAACTTGGTGTCATGGCGTGGTCTAGAATGTCAGGAGTCGGGGCCACAGCAACTTGATAAGAGCCTTGCTTGGGGGTCAGCAGGGCTTCCTGGAGAGATCACTGGGCTGGGAGTGATTTTTCAGACTCAGTCTCCTATCTGTGATCACAAACATCTTTATCAATTTCCTACTTCCTCTGTCAGATATGCTGGATCAAAATGTACATTCCCTGAGCTTTGAAACATGGGATGAGGTTGGAGGAAGAGGAATGGAGGAGGGTGTGCTTATGTCTCATATGGAGATATTTGTATACTCTTCTATGGGAATACATATGACTGTACTCATAGGAAAATGCTCCAGACTGGTTGGTGAATAGGCTGCCCCACTCCCCTCAAGGCCCTTTAGGGTTAGCAGGAAGCGTTCAAGGTGTTACACTTGAATGTAACACCAGAATACATGCTGGTGATAGGGAAGGCACTTGTAAGTAGGCGGAATTCCAAGACATCCTGGTGATTCCTGCCCCCTTGTATACACCCCCTGAGGAACCCCAGGAAATCCTCACTCCCATGACTGGGGCATGTCATATGGCAGAGCTGACTTGAAGAAAGAAAGTTCATTGGGGGTGAGCTTGACCCAGTCATAAGCCCTTTGAAGGGACTGGGCTTTTCCTGAAGTAGGAGATTCAAATTATTAGAGGAATTAGACAGAGGGAGGTTCTCTTTTGCTGGTTTTAAAGATGGAGGGGGCCACAGAGCAAGGAATGTGGGTGACCTCTGGGAGCTGAGAGCAGCCCCCAGCTGAGAGCCAGGGAAAAAATGAGGACTTCAGTGCTACAACCACAAAGACCTGAATTCTGCCAGAACCACAGGAACTTGAAGGGGGCCCTGAGTTCCACATGAGAATGCAGGCCTTGCGGACACCCTGGTTTTGGCCTTGTGAGAACAGAGCAGAGAACACAGTCGCATCAagcctggacttctgacctacagaactgtgagctaataaatGAGTGCTGTTTCCAGCCATTATGcctgtggtcatttgttatggcagaaatagaaaattcagtaCAGAAAGGGAAGCCGGATCATAAACAGTGAGGAAGGCTGACTCTGGCATCAGATGACCTAGGTTCCTATTTTGCCTGGAGCTGAGGCACATTTGGAAAAGTTACTTCTCTAAGACTCTGTTGCTTtatttgcaaaatggggataacaggACTCACCAAAAAGAGCTGCTGCGAAGATGAAATGAAAAGTGTGTGTACAGTTCCTGGCTTACAGGAGCCCTCCTGAGAGGTAGTTCTTACGATTTTCCAccagggggcagggctgggaaaAGGGGTGGGGGCTGAGGGGGCGCAGTGCTTCAAACAACTCAAGGataaggaaggagaagaatcaaGAAGTCCCGAATTCCTACGGAGTGTCTGCATCGTGCTCCCACTCCCAGGAGAGAGACATTATCTTCAGTTTACAAAAGCGGAAAACAGGAGAGAGTTTAAAAACCTCGCCCGGAATCGCACAGCTAGTGCTGCAGGCTCTCCGGTTTCCGCATCAGCTGCTCTCAATGAGCGCATGCCTAGAGGCCCTGCTCCGCTGCAGCGCCTGTGGGATTGGGAACCGGTGCGCCCTTTCcttcccccgccccgccccgccccccagAAGCCAAGCCTGAAGAATGTTCTAAGAACTTTCCCTTTCGCCCCTCCCACGACTAAGGCCCAGGTCCTAGGGGTTTCCCTTGCACCTTCATCCCTGGCCCTGCAGAGGCCTGCTTCTCGCTTCCAGGGTCGCCAGAGCGCCCCTCCCGCCACCCCTCGATCTCCTGGCCGGATcctgggagagaaggagaggaggttGGGACCGGggagaggggctgaggcaggggaagggagcctgggagagatggggagggaggctgggacTGGGGAGCCTGAGCGCGGCGGGAACCGGGAGCCCTGAGCGCCGCAACCTCTAGCCTGGCCTCGGAGTGTGACACAGGGGACACCCCTCACTCTGCGGGGGACGAAGGCCCCAGTGGGGCTGGATAAGGCGATGCTCGCCGCCTGGGTTTGGCCCCCTAGTCAGCTGCAGCTCCGCGGCTGCGGAGGCGGGGCTGGGGGATGCAGGCTGGGAGGGTGAGAGCCAGGAAGAGCCTGCGGAGGGGAGACAGAGGCCCTGTCCCCAGGGAACGGGCGTGGGGAGGCCTTTGGCAGTGCCGGGGACTCCCCCCCAGCGAGTCTCTCTTCCTTTCAGCGGCCCCTGCCACCCGGAGACTGTGCCCAAACCACACTGGTGGAGGTGGACAGGATCCTCCCAGGAGCCAGTCCTGGTTTCCCAGGTTTTCACAATTACTaatcttaaaacaaaaccaaattgtCTTCACGTGTACTAGAAGAGGTTTAATGGCGCAGAGCCTGGTggtaataaatctttaaaaacccATCAggtatttcatttaaaaacctCACCATTTTGCAGCTCTTTGTGCTGTGTCTATTTTTGAATTCCTGAATGTTTTACGGGTTTACTTTTTGAACCTGTTTGTTTCATAGCACATGAGGGAGTAGGTGTGAAATCCCAGTGGAAACGGACACAGGGGTTCGCTCATTCAGTCAATTAGTCAATCAGTGAACCCCCACTCAACACCCACGGGGTGTTTGAATTATGTTGAGCTCTGGGGACACTTTGCTGGCATTCCTGTGCTTTCCATTCCTGGGGATCTGGCtaaaatgcaggttctgattcTCTAGGTCTGCGGTTTCCAGAGTCCGCGGTTTTGCTAAGGAGCTGCAGTGATGTTGATGCGGCTGGTCCTCAGTGCACACCTGAGCAGCACGACCTCTCTGCCCTGGACACACGCTGCCATCAGCTGGGAGCTGGACAACATGCTGATGCCTAGTCCCAGAATCTGGCCCCAGGTGAGTCCAACAGGCAATTAGATTGAGGACCCTTGATGCATTCTCTGTCCAAAAGGAGTTCCCGGTCTGGTGGGGagtacacaggaaaaaaaaaaaaaaatcagtgcaatagagagtgagagagaggccAAGGTGCAGTCTTGAATTTGGCTTGTCTGGGGCGGGTGAGGAAGGGTCAGGAAGGCCCTGGTGAGGAAGGCGCCCAGTGAACAGGATGAAGTGGCAGAGACTTGTGGGCATGAGAACAGGGGAGCAGACAGTAATACAAGCTCGGGCATGGAATCCCTATTATGTGCCATCTTTGTGCTGAGTGTTTTTCATGCATtgtatcatttaatcctcaaacagATCTATTAAGTCTGGTTTAGTCGCCTCGTTTTACAGGTCACAAAAGCAGAGTGATTCAGTAGCTTGCTTCAGGCCACACGGTTACTAAGCTGTGGACTAGGTTTTGTCTGATTCACTGCTGCTGGGGAGGTTGTTCCTCCTGAGCCCTCTGGGTGTGACCAGGTTGTTCTGAGCCCCGGGGGGATCAAGCCCTGAGAAAACTGGCCCTGGCTGGAGTCAGATCCACACCAGCCTGATCTGCACCAGGGAAGGAATTCATGATTTCCTGTTGTGTGGCCCACTGTGCACAGCCTGCCCAGCAGCTCGAGTCACTTCCCGCCAACCAGGGCTgtgttctccctctccctcctgctcccctCCAGCATGCTCCCTATTCATCTAACAGCTGCTCCTCTTATTGTGGTTAGACTTTTTCTAACCACAATACTTGCCCCCAAAGGTCCCTGATTGCTCCAAGGAGATAAGGTGTCCATGCGTCCCAGGTAACACCTGCTGTTCTGGCATCATCAACAAGAGTGCCCCGTCACTCTCTGAAGGTCTGCTTGGACAATGGCCCCCACAGTAGAAACAAGAGCACTAACTAGCAGCCACTGATTTCATTCTTAACACCCTTTTACTGGATTCTCCTTCTTCTGAGGTAGGTCTGCCTCTGCCGGGAGTGAGGGTAAAGCCTCCTCACTCTGGAATTTCTCCGCTGGGCAGGATGTGCATGTCATAGTAACCAGAACCTGTGGGTCTTGTGCTGAGCCCTGCCGCCTACACCCACGGCTGTGGCTGTGTGAGGTCAGTGAGTGCAGTTGCTGGATCGGGTTCTTCCAACACAGACACACTCTACATCCTTCTTGGTCCCGTGCAGTTAGTAGGCTTtctcctatttttatttaaatgggaTGTCTTAGACcctcattttcatattttgatgtagagaaacattttaaatattgcattGTGTTTATCCTAGGAAAAGCAAATATACAAACCCATGATAAATGTGACCAAAACTTACCCTGGGTTTGGGGGACATGGTAGGGGGTGGTGGGGACTGTGGTGAGCTGTACACACATGCAGTTCTAAAGCAGCAGCCGCTGCTCGCCTCTAGTTTATTGTTGCCTTGCTATGCCGTGGAGCCAGTACTGCAAGATCCtccttttgctttttccagaaaagctagaaattaaacttttgaagatgaaatttctctttttccatgTTGACCACTAATTCAACAGTTTTTGAAAAAGTGAGCAAGCTGTAGAAGATCTATGTGTGAGTCAGATTCAGTCTGTCAGCTGCTGGTTTGTATTTCTGGGCTAGGGAGTCAGAGAGAAGCCTTTTCCTCCCGTGGCTATGTTGGGCTGCTTTGTGAGTTAGGCTAAGAGTGGTGTTAGGAGTTGTGGTAGTGCCACTAGATTCCTCTCAGAGCCTCCCTGTTTGCACTAACAGATCTGCCACAAACATTACCTGCCAGTCCTCAGGACAATGAAGGCAGGAGGCCCGGCAGGAAGAGGAGAACTCAATCTGCAAGGCCCATGATACCAGAGAGGGCCACCTGGGCTGCCCCCTCAGTGCCCATCAGCCTGGTTCCTGTGGTCCTAACTAGCTCTGTCTCCTTGCCAACAGCCCTGTGCTCCCCAGCCCCCTCCACCATGCAGATGGCTGCTATGACATCCCTGTTCCTTAAAGTGTGGGGTTCCTCGCTGCCTTCTCCTCCCCAACTGGCACCCCGTGCAAACCTGCTGCAGAGAACAGCGTCTTGGGCAATGGCAATAGTCCTCCAGTTCACCAACAGTAAAAATGGTCTCAATGGGGAGAGATTTCTGACTGCAAGCGTTCTGAGTCCTTCCAGAGGAGGGCTAGAGAGACAGGAGGGCGGATCaggcagcctcctgagctggTTCCTGGCGCCGATGTAATGGATGCTGATTATCAGCGGTGGGGGCATCCGGGAAAGGATGGAAAGGACTGCAGAGCTGTGCGAGATGAGTGGGATGAGGCCGCAGGTGCTGATTTTTATGCCCAGGATGCTCCTGGCTGTCGTGGACTCCCAGGGGCTCCAGGCATGCATAGCTCTTTCACCTCTTCTCCAAGCAGAATGCCCCAGAAAGGCCACCTCTATTATCCAGAGTGGCTAGAGTCTCGGTGGCTGTGCGCGGGGACTGAGGGCCGGAATCAGGGCAAGGGGCTTTCAGTGAAACGCAGAGCCAGGCAGGGAGAGCGCGGATTTCGGAACAGTCTGTGTCAGATGAGACACTTCATCCCCGCGGAGCTGTCCGTGCACACGATGTTCTCTGATTGCCAAGCTGTTAAGGGCTCCGCGGAAGGGAGCTGCTGGGAAGGCGGAGGAGGCATCTCAGGCGGGTGAGGGGCTCTGCTGCATCGGCCTTGCTCAGACCGACCATCCCTGGGGAGCTGTCACTGGCACCCAGGTGTCCCCTTCTCAGCGCATCCCGTGCCTCCATTCTGGGCTGCCTCTGTCCCTCGAAGGGGAGCTCCCCACATGGTGGGTTTATTGTTGAGAACAAAGTTAAGATGTTGGCGAGGATGCAGGACTGAGGTTGATCCCAGAGTCACTCGGTTGTCCCTCATTTTGCTCAGAGACACCCTGACCGGGACAAACTCTTTAGGGAGCATCTTTTCTGTCTGTGCCACATTCTCCACGGCCTTTGCactctttttgcttttgctttaaaCACGTCATCAATTCATTGCCTGCGCAGCTTGTACtgccttttggtttttctttgcaGAACAGCTCTGGaattgaagtgtgtgtgtgtgcgtgtgtgtgtctgtgtgtgtgtgcgtgtgtctgtgtgtgcgtgtgtctgtgtgcgtgtgtgcgcgtgtgtctgtgtgtgtgcgtgtgtctgtgtgcgcgtgtgtgtgtctgtgtgtgcgtgtgtgtgtgtgtgtgtgtgtgtgcgtgcgttgCTGCTCTGGACTAGGAGGCTTACATGTGTTAATGCACTTGATCAGCTCAGCAACGCTGTGGAATAAGTGTTATATGT from Rhinopithecus roxellana isolate Shanxi Qingling chromosome 15, ASM756505v1, whole genome shotgun sequence includes:
- the C15H11orf45 gene encoding LOW QUALITY PROTEIN: putative uncharacterized protein C11orf45 homolog (The sequence of the model RefSeq protein was modified relative to this genomic sequence to represent the inferred CDS: deleted 1 base in 1 codon; substituted 1 base at 1 genomic stop codon), yielding MLMRLVLSAHLSSTTSLPWTHAAISWELDNMLMPSPRIWPQVSPTGRSASAGSEGKASSLWNFSAGQDVHVIVTRTCGSVLSPAAYTHGCGCVRSATNITCQSSGQXRQEARQEEENSICKAHDTREGHLGCPLSAHQPGSCGPN